Genomic window (Rosa chinensis cultivar Old Blush chromosome 6, RchiOBHm-V2, whole genome shotgun sequence):
atttgtctatttggacctctcacttttttcaagtaatagttgactttgttaactcatgtcaaattaccaataaagacacaaataaaggggaaaaaaaaaaaaatctcttcttatctctATGAACTGTAatagtcttcaacttgggaaaaattttctcctccaatgtaaaccctaaaatatatatcGCCAAATGTTATTTAATGTTGaagtcaaaattttctgaatttgattTTGCCTTCGTAAAGTGATAGACTTCCCTACTCACATAGCtgacaatttacaagatctatcactgcgctataaaaaaaaattaaaaaaaaaagagagaaaatgggaaatacaAAAACACCTTAGTTGATGAGCCCTACTCATTCTGAACGCAATCAAACATGTGAACGAGCAGCGACAAAAGCAGTACTCCAGTACGTTTATATGACAACGCAGCAATGGGTAATTGTCCACAAGATCTTCCCGCACATCATCAATGCAAAAcaattttatgtggaactattctataaatatgataaacaattCGACCTTCTGATATAAATATATGGAGAATGCACTAGActcatggttgattattgtaatttcctccattatcccatacatatctaaaacaaaaggacCATGCATGTTCATTTCAAGCTGCTATGGAAACAAGTAGGAGAGAATCAGTTTAGGGACAATGacacctaaatgcaatgaaaataatacttggaaaacatatttGTACGAGATGATGAACAAACATGGTATTGTTGCCTACGCTAACCAAGAGTCGACAATTCATTAAAAAAGTTCTAGCACCTCTGTTACTcgtatatggaggatgaacttaaaaaaaaaaaaaaaacgctgcgattccaaatcttcaaaaactgaaggagatccaactactcatttttgagagtatgaatagaatctaaaaaaagaaagggtattttattgattttattagaCGATGGGCATTAAaggaaaattagagaggtgtagatagcaaattggttatttgtaaaagtaagttggaggtctattaagtatgGAGGTCCAAATgtcaaatttggaggtatgaatagaagctcccaaatAAATTTACCTttttaagacaaaaaaaaaaaaggaaaaagaaaaaagaaatctgATAAATATATAGGAATTTTCAAGACGACTAGCTTTCACGTGAGTCACTCGATGGCGAACTAATTTAGTGTAGATGTTGGTTGACTTGGTTCGCCGCCCCTTATATGCACAGGTGGCTCCATTTGACAGACTTCAAGGTGTTATGAGAGTACTCGAATTCTGTCAACACCTTTTTAATATTGAAATTCTCATATGCTATAATTTCTTTTCGTAAAATATGAGTTTTAGGAGTTTTTTCAAGTGAGAGAACTCAAAAATCTTCacccaattatatatatatatatatatatatattcttttataatttttccAATTTTCAAACTTTAGAAATTAGTAACAAAAAGCAATATTGAGATTTATGAAGTTTGCTAGTTCTATAATTACGATTTGATTTATCGGTGAAAATAGTTTGACGAGAATAAGAACATGATTTATCAATTTTACGATCGGTTTATATGGAGTTGGAATATCACACTACATCTTTATGTGTGCTTAGTTTCACTTACATGGATGTAAATATTACAAACCTCACTTGAATACATACATGATTAGCCTCGCTTGATTAATAGATGTGGTTAACCTCTTACTTGTAACGACTTGAACGTCATTAGTCTCGCTAGATTTCATGCCTAACTTTCTTGTATTATTATCAAGAAAAAAGTGCAAAAATTTGATAAATGGTAAAGCTGTAACTTCTGAACAAAGACAAAACGGGTAATTGGTAATTTAATCGCCACTCACTCCGTCACTCGTCGAGACACATATATAAAGGAGCGTCGGATAAAATTTCCAAAGCCGCGAAACCAAGCGAAGGCCATGGGTCGCTTAGTCCTCTCTCACTTCCTCACCATCTCCAACTCTTCTCCTCGCCTCGCTTCTTCCTCActgtaatctctctctctctctctctctctcctcgccgTCAATCTCCAATTGAAAGCTTCACATTCTTgtatggttttgattttttgatgCAGGCGCGCTGGTGGATTTCAAATCAGGCACTTGAAAGGAGCTAGTTTAAGTCCTCAGAATTGGCTTCCGAGTCCACGAAGCTCCGCCGGATTCCGATGCTGTTGCAGCGTTTCGCTCTCGCAACCGGCTGTTTCCGAGAGTTCTCCGACCACTGTAAAGTAatcctttccattttttttaCTATTTACTGCCAAATTCTTACTTGTTCCGTCTTATATGTAGCTACATTGTAGATGATATTGGTTAAATTGAAAAATTTATTGGTCACACACATATTTGAATAGATTGGAATTGGATTACATTTGTATTCAGGTTCATTGAATTTAGATTCTTCATTTGTAGGAAGAGAATAGTGTCTGGAGTCCAGCCGACAGGTTCTATCCACCTGGGGAATTATCTCGGTGCCATACGAAACTGGATTACATTACAGGTAGCACTGAATTGTGTGCTTTAGGAGTAGCTAATTGAATCTGATATGTTTAGATAGTTAGCTAATATGCAATGTGGTATCTATTGGCTATTGCTTGCAGAATACATATGATACTCTCTTTTTCATTGTGGACCTCCATGCGGTATGTTTTCAGTTCCTTAATTCATCTTTTAATTTATGATGTGATACTCTTTTTTCACTTTCCATTGTTGCTTGTGCATGTAGTACCCACAGATAGATTAGACTCTTAGAGTAGAATCATTTGCTTATAAGATTCATTGGCTTGTTGTTTGTAATATGTGCTGTGGTATTCACGGAAGTAATTGCGGACTGCTGATGTTCTCTTTAAATGATAAATTTTTGTGGCCATAGTGTACAATTAGAACAgaacgtgtttttttttttttttcagtgtgGGACTGTAAATATATGAATACATGGAGAAAGAGGCTCAGGGTTTGTCTTGCCATGCTTGGAAAATGAATCTGGTTTATGATTTTCTTATTAGCATTTCAAAGTTTTCGTTTTCCTTCTCACAGATTACATTACCGTATGATGCACAACAATTATCCAGGGCAACGAGGGATACAGCAGCTCTTTATTTGGCATGTGGAGTTGACACCTCGAAGGTCCAAGGCAGATATTGGTCCTTTCTGATGTTTGTCAGAAGATTTTACTTCTGCTTATGTTCTATTATGATTTTGTATGTGCAGGCATCTGTCTTCGTGCAGTCTCATGTTCGTGCCCATGTAGAACTGATGTGGCTTTTAAGTTCTGTAGCACCTGTTGGATGGCTTAACAGAATGATTCAGTTTAAAGAGAAATCACGCAAGGCGGTGCGTTTATAGCTGTATGAAAGCTCTGTCATCTGTTTTGTGTCTAATCTACTTagaagtgttctcattgatGACAAATTATACAAATAGGAAATCATTCTGGTCaatatgttagggtttttatctCTCACTCTGTTTTTATTGACAGTAGCAGACAAATAATCAATCAAGATTTTTTCTTGACTAGCATTTTTACGACTTATTGTCATTTATTAAATTGTTTGTATCTCAATTTGGTTATTGTAGTTCTTCATAGAAATAGCTTTAAATTGCCTGTTTTGGGTGTTTTACagtttctacatgttaaattgTATGATTTATCTTTTGGGTCTGCTATTGTAGGGGGATGAAAATGTTGGTGTTGCTCTCTTGACTTACCCTGTTTTGATGGCATCTGATATTCTTTTATATCAGGTAATCCTCAAAACTTCCAGATAGGATTTGAAATATTATATCAGATAATTATCTCTCTCCTAAGTACAGAGTGCAGATTGAGGTTTTGGGTTCCTTTACTGGATGCATCAGCTGAGTTACACATAGAAGCACTGCAGTTGTTACAACCATTTAAGGTGTAATAATCATGCAGTACTTGTAGCAACTTCAATGCTTCTATGTGTGTGCTTGGTTAACTATACATATTGATGATAGTTAACAATTATGCCATCTATTATTCTTATGATTTCCTGCATGCTTCTGTAGTCTGACTTTGTCCCAGTCGGTGAAGATCAAAAGCAGCATTTGGAGTTGACACGTGAGCTGGCTGAGCGTGTTAATAATTTATTTGGAGGACGGAAATGGAAAAAATTAGGAGGGTGAGAGTTTACAACTTACAAATATGAGATCATCCATGACTTAGACATGAAAGTTTTCCATTTAACTCGATGACTATTTTATATGTTAACATATGTATTTTATACGTGGATGCAGGAGAGGAGGTGCACTTTTCAAGGtgattttttttggttgttaaTGTTGACTTGAGCTTGTCAGCATCATAAGATTAATAACTATGGCCTTTTGTTGTTAAGGTCCCTGAGCCTCTTATACCACCAGTTGGAGCTCGAGTGATGTCCCTTACTGATGGTTGTTCCAAGGTTGTTCCTTTTTGATTGTTTGAGTTCTCATATCAACTTACAGCAGAATAGTGTACATCTGATTTTGTGTTCACAGTATTTTCTATTTTGGAAGGGATGTTTATATTATTGTTTTAGGTAACGATGAAATATATCCATCTAGCAtcaaagtagaaaatgaataaaACTACAGTTTTAAAAGTGAATTAAGACTATGAAGCACTTGAGGGATATGATAGTCAGATAATgaccaaaggaagaagaaaatagaTGGGTTTTGGTTAGTATGAAACTACAGCTATGAAACATCCTACACTTTTAGTTACTGACATATCTTTTGATTGCAACATCACAGATGTCCAAATCGGCGCCTTCTGATCAGTCGCGGATAAATCTTCTCGACCCAAAAGATGTGAGAGATAGAAATTTGCCCACTCCTTGTTTTTGGTTCTATATGGATCCTTTTATCAGCATAATAGCATGCGTGTACgatgtgttttgtgtttatcAATTGTCATTGATTTTGACATAACCAAGCTTTAGCGTAGGTTTGCATTATTCTATTATTTCTATATGTATATTGACGTTATGGAGGTTGAATTGACTGTCACAAACTAGTCTAGATTGCCTCACACTCCTTTAATCTGATGCTGCTTATAGATCTTTTTATATTGCTAGAAGGAAAGTATAGATTATAGAGCAAGCACTGATGTAacagtttttctttttcctgacGTTGAAACTTCTCAGAATAGTTAAAGTAGTCAAGAGTACTGCAATTTCTGCCAGAACCATTTATCTATCATTCTCATTTCACTTCTTGTTGCTGTAAATGGTTGACTAGATCCATACCTTGGCATTTATTAATTAAGTACTTTTATTGATCCTTGTGGCCTAcctattttggttttgttttcgatttattttctttagtttcatATTATTCCCCTCAGGAAGTTGATCCAAGTGTCTTCATTGTTCTATAGGTAATAGCTAACAAGATAAAGAGGTGCAAAACAGACTCATTTCCAGGGTGAATATCTATCTTCCAAATCATTTGAATCTTTTTCACTTTGATGTTCTGCTTcgtggattttttttctttttatgatgCTGTGTTTGTCCCTTTTTTTATTGGGAGGTCACattctctgtttttggtttgTTTCATGGGTAATTCTTACAGCATGGAATTTGATAATCCAGAAAGGCCTGAGTGCAATAATCTTCTCTCAATATATCAGCTCATATCGGGAAAGACAAAagaggtaattcatggggtgtCAGTGTAGTGCAAAATTTTGTTTATAAAGAATTTCGGGAATATGAAGATGGCCTATCATCTCGTAATTATGAACTTTGCACTAGGTTTGAGATTAGTTAACCAGTGAACCTTTATTATGGCAGGAAGTTGCACAAGAATGCCAAGATATGAACTGGGGCACATTTAAGTCACTCCTGGCTGACACGTTGATTGATCATCTGTATCCTATCCAGGTTTTAATATCTAAATATGAAGCATTTTTAATATGTTATGTTAATTCTAGGTTAGAATCCAGCACTGGTATTGGCGTTTCCTAAGATCTTGGGCTAGAACAGCTATAATAGGTTATGTATTAATTCTAGGTTCATTTGCAACTGTTTGCTGCAGGTAAGTTGATTTTTTTCCAATATCTTGATATGTTTATTCGCCCCAGCAAAAACactaaggaaaaagaaaagaactttTATGTGCTTCCAAACTCTGAAGGCATGTTTATGCTTTTTAAGTATCAATTTCATTGATCCCGATCCCGTTACAGTTCTGCTGAGATGATTCCCTTTCAGCTGTTGGGCAATTTACCTTTATTTGTTAGGATGCACAAACTGCTCACAATAAATTGGTGGGAATATTGTATTATATTGCTTGCCTTTGTATTATTCGGCCAAAGATATATTGATGTCATTTGTCCAATCATTTAATTGATTCGCGTGGTCTTCAATTTTAGGAAATGATCGTTTTCACTTGTCATTACGTGTACCATATTATTCCATCATTGATTGTGGTGTTCCCtgttaacatcttcattttctaCTTTTGCAGGTTCGCTACGAGGAAATCATTTCTGATGCAGCTTATTTGGATGGAATTTTGGCAGAAGGTGCCACGAAAGCTTCAGATATAGCTGATACTACTCTCAATAATGTTTATCAGGCTATGGGATTCTTGCGGAGATGAGCAGAACCGATGCTGCAGGAAGAATCCATGTGAAAAGACCAGTAAGATAGAAACTTAAAGTCTACTTTGGATGATGGAtgaccacccccccccccacacaACTTTTTTCGGAGTATAACAACCATTAGCATATTCTTGATGAGTGGAAAGTTATTTGAGGGAAAGGCCTCGAATATTAATTGATGTTGTTGCCTCTGTCCAGATAGGTGTATTTTTCATTCAATATAATTTTGTGATTTGGTAGTTTCTCTTTTAAAATGTAGTATAATGTGACGATCCGAtgattaatattttattttcttcctaCAATCAGGGAATTGTCATTTGTCTGCTAGAAGCCACGCCTCTTTTAGTCTTTTTTCCTCAAAAAACATTGTAACAATACGATACTCTAATGGTAAACCTATGATCACTTCGATGTGAATGTGTGCTGCTCTTGGATCAGCTGTAGCTGAGTCTGATTTACTATCATCTATAAGACTATAATGTACCATTATCATAAGGCATATATAACAATCAGGCGGAATCATTGTTTAGCTGGTCATGATTCAGGAATATGGTTGTGGCTGAAGAAACTTTTAGTTTTACAGAATGATGTTTTGAAAATGATCTACCAGCATTGTTTATCAGGTTCTCTGCTGGTAACAGTCATCTACAAGCGATTTCTGCCTAAAGGTATTTTCTTCACTCAGAGTTTTcgaaattttatttttggagaAGCTTTTTCTTGGAAGCTCGTATCTGTTTAGAAGAAACCTAAACCTACATGACCGGTatgagtttatcacatatgtgGAGGGATGGGGATTCTTATCGACACTGGAGATATGATAGAAAGAGAGAATATCAATCCTTCCAATGATTAGACAAGTTCAAAAAACATAAATCTCATATTCTCATCCCATTCAATCCACCCATGGCCTTGTTTCTTTACAAAAGAGGCGATGTGACCACGCATCTACATAACAGACACCGAGTGAATAAGTGCTTCTCCTCTCTGCTCTTCTTTCTCCTTCTAAACATTTCCTGAGGATTGCAGAGAAAGAGAAAGGCACGACAATGACAACTTTTTGCCCTTCAAAAAGGTTATATTCTCATTTcaatcatttattttctttaacttCTTCCTCTTTTGCGGCCCCTTGAATTTGCCAGTAGTGTTTACATAACAGAACTTCATTACTCGAACCCTGTTATTGATTTAAAGCTTTGTTTACCAAAATGTTTTTGTTAATAAGAAAGATATAGTTGATTCCTTGCAAAGATGGAAAGCGAGAGTCACGTCCATGTGCCCGTGATTTCCAGTCGTAGATGCATCAGTGGCTGGAAATCATTCCACACGCCCATGAGCAACTGGCCTCAGCATTTCTTGTGTCACGAGGTTTTGATTAGTGCCCAGGCGTTTATTTCCCATCACTTCCTGGTATTATTAAGCGTACTGATGTACATTTGCTACATATCTTATTAGGGTGTTAACAACTTAACATCATCATGCGTTTTCGGGTAATCTGGGATCCCTGATGACCGCAGATAATCAAAGATGTTATGTGGTCATTATGATCAAAGTTTCCGACTATTATAACATTTTCAGGACATGCATATATTATCAGGAAATATCTTGCAAAATCGTTTGCAACCAAGAAGTTTATATTTAAACAAAGTATAAGATGATGAAAAAGGTAGGGAGAATAAGCACGTCGGAACTTGGAAGTAGCACCTATACTGTTATATCTGCTGGGAAGCATTCTCAAAAAAATTCTGAATTGAGACTTTCATTTGCCAACAATCCAAATCCTTGAAAGAAAGGAAAGATTCCAGGATTTGTTCCAAAGTGGCATGACATTGGGAGAGGCCCGAGTGTGTTATTTGTGTGCCTTC
Coding sequences:
- the LOC112169194 gene encoding tryptophan--tRNA ligase, chloroplastic/mitochondrial isoform X1 encodes the protein MGRLVLSHFLTISNSSPRLASSSLRAGGFQIRHLKGASLSPQNWLPSPRSSAGFRCCCSVSLSQPAVSESSPTTVKKRIVSGVQPTGSIHLGNYLGAIRNWITLQNTYDTLFFIVDLHAITLPYDAQQLSRATRDTAALYLACGVDTSKASVFVQSHVRAHVELMWLLSSVAPVGWLNRMIQFKEKSRKAGDENVGVALLTYPVLMASDILLYQSDFVPVGEDQKQHLELTRELAERVNNLFGGRKWKKLGGRGGALFKVPEPLIPPVGARVMSLTDGCSKMSKSAPSDQSRINLLDPKDVIANKIKRCKTDSFPGMEFDNPERPECNNLLSIYQLISGKTKEEVAQECQDMNWGTFKSLLADTLIDHLYPIQVRYEEIISDAAYLDGILAEGATKASDIADTTLNNVYQAMGFLRR
- the LOC112169194 gene encoding tryptophan--tRNA ligase, chloroplastic/mitochondrial isoform X2, whose translation is MGRLVLSHFLTISNSSPRLASSSLRAGGFQIRHLKGASLSPQNWLPSPRSSAGFRCCCSVSLSQPAVSESSPTTVKKRIVSGVQPTGSIHLGNYLGAIRNWITLQNTYDTLFFIVDLHAITLPYDAQQLSRATRDTAALYLACGVDTSKASVFVQSHVRAHVELMWLLSSVAPVGWLNRMIQFKEKSRKAGDENVGVALLTYPVLMASDILLYQSDFVPVGEDQKQHLELTRELAERVNNLFGGRKWKKLGGRGGALFKPLIPPVGARVMSLTDGCSKMSKSAPSDQSRINLLDPKDVIANKIKRCKTDSFPGMEFDNPERPECNNLLSIYQLISGKTKEEVAQECQDMNWGTFKSLLADTLIDHLYPIQVRYEEIISDAAYLDGILAEGATKASDIADTTLNNVYQAMGFLRR
- the LOC112169194 gene encoding tryptophan--tRNA ligase, chloroplastic/mitochondrial isoform X3, which translates into the protein MGRLVLSHFLTISNSSPRLASSSLRAGGFQIRHLKGASLSPQNWLPSPRSSAGFRCCCSVSLSQPAVSESSPTTVKKRIVSGVQPTGSIHLGNYLGAIRNWITLQNTYDTLFFIVDLHAITLPYDAQQLSRATRDTAALYLACGVDTSKASVFVQSHVRAHVELMWLLSSVAPVGWLNRMIQFKEKSRKAGDENVGVALLTYPVLMASDILLYQSDFVPVGEDQKQHLELTRELAERVNNLFGGRKWKKLGGRGGALFKVPEPLIPPVGARVMSLTDGCSKMSKSAPSDQSRINLLDPKDVIANKIKRCKTDSFPGMEFDNPERPECNNLLSIYQLISGKTKEEVAQECQDMNWGTFKSLLADTLIDHLYPIQVS